Proteins encoded together in one Atribacteraceae bacterium window:
- a CDS encoding YIP1 family protein, which produces MYFLRICLLGCYHPIQFAETLKDKPAPHWGFYAQLLRSMIEALLLYLPAALLRKTPPVPSYLTFIPSENYFAVLVWLTPLIFLAQWLLGAGVAHLFLRMKGIPSDIDQVLNITGMASLVVSVVLVGWDWLWFLVGGTNRYVLVFSHLLIDIWWFVLLVCGLIRLLGVSWRLALIVSFLVFTVAIPLTVVIMRSPF; this is translated from the coding sequence ATGTACTTCCTGCGGATATGTCTGCTTGGTTGCTACCATCCAATACAGTTTGCTGAAACACTCAAGGACAAACCTGCTCCTCATTGGGGTTTTTACGCGCAACTCCTCCGAAGTATGATCGAAGCGTTATTGCTCTACCTGCCGGCGGCCCTCCTGAGAAAGACGCCCCCGGTTCCCTCTTACCTCACATTCATTCCTTCGGAAAACTATTTTGCTGTTCTGGTATGGCTGACTCCGCTTATTTTTTTGGCTCAATGGCTGCTTGGTGCCGGTGTAGCCCACCTCTTTTTACGGATGAAAGGCATACCCAGCGATATTGATCAGGTCCTCAACATTACCGGAATGGCCAGTCTGGTAGTCTCGGTTGTGCTGGTTGGATGGGATTGGCTCTGGTTTTTAGTGGGTGGCACGAACCGTTATGTCCTGGTGTTCAGTCACCTGCTGATCGACATATGGTGGTTTGTCCTGCTGGTCTGCGGGCTGATCCGACTGCTTGGTGTTTCGTGGCGGCTGGCTTTGATCGTGAGCTTCCTTG